In Aegilops tauschii subsp. strangulata cultivar AL8/78 chromosome 3, Aet v6.0, whole genome shotgun sequence, one genomic interval encodes:
- the LOC109749570 gene encoding DNA replication complex GINS protein PSF3: protein MPCYYDVADILMEEELISVVFQVTANGVGLLDPGAERNSVEKGAKVDLPFWLAHGMLSLEQAVSINVPPCFTQKTRKEIQADAACVDLRVRCPYFYELGCKIVPLVGDKSIGQFLRYAFTSRYKEILSKAHSSSTMTVPKFATRLTKEEAQVFESARESMSAFRKWRVRGARLQKASILGRKRKTKLPDGPSTP, encoded by the exons ATGCCTTGTTACTACGATGTTGCCGACATCCTCATGGAGGAGGAG CTTATTTCGGTTGTTTTCCAAGTAACTGCAAATGGCGTTGGTCTGCTAGATCCTGGTGCCGAGAGAAACAGT GTTGAAAAGGGTGCTAAAGTAGACCTTCCATTTTGGCTTGCGCATGGAATGCTGTCTCTGGAACAAGCGGTGTCAATAAATGTCCCTCCTTGCTTCACCCAGAA AACTCGGAAGGAGATCCAAGCTGATGCAGCCTGTGTTGATTTGAGGGTTCGGTGCCCTTACTTTTATGAGCTTGGATGCAAGATTGTTCCTCT GGTGGGTGACAAGAGCATTGGCCAGTTCTTGCGCTACGCGTTCACCAGTAGGTACAAGGAGATACTAAGCAAGGCACACAGCTCTTCGACGATGACAGTGCCCAAGTTCGCAACACGCCTTACAAAAGAAGAAGCTCAAG TGTTTGAATCTGCTAGGGAGTCGATGTCCGCCTTCAGGAAGTGGCGCGTCCGGGGTGCGAGGCTGCAGAAGGCGTCCATTCTTGGAAGGAAGAGGAAGACAAAGTTGCCTGACGGGCCTTCGACGCCCTGA